In the Campylobacter sp. RM6914 genome, one interval contains:
- the atpD gene encoding F0F1 ATP synthase subunit beta, whose product MKGIISQVMGPVVDVDFGDYLPKINEAIEVYFEVEGKKNKLVLEVAAHLGDNRVRTIAMDMSEGLTRGLEATALGAPITVPVGEKVLGRIFNVVGDLIDEGEGVEFDKHWSIHRDPPPFEEQSTKSEIFETGIKVVDLLAPYAKGGKVGLFGGAGVGKTVIIMELIHNVAFKHSGYSVFAGVGERTREGNDLYHEMKESNVLDKVALCYGQMNEPPGARNRIALTGLTMAEYFRDEMGLDVLMFIDNIFRFSQSGSEMSALLGRIPSAVGYQPTLASEMGKFQERITSTKKGSITSVQAVYVPADDLTDPAPATVFAHLDATTVLNRAIAEKGIYPAVDPLDSTSRMLDPQILGEDHYKVARGVQAVLQKYKDLQDIIAILGMDELSEEDKVTVDRARKIERFLSQPFFVAEVFTGSPGKYVSLEESIAGFKGILEGKYDHLPEAAFYMVGSIDEAIAKAEKLKA is encoded by the coding sequence ATGAAAGGTATTATTAGCCAAGTTATGGGACCTGTCGTTGACGTTGATTTTGGCGACTATCTCCCGAAAATTAACGAAGCTATCGAAGTTTATTTTGAAGTTGAGGGCAAGAAAAATAAGTTAGTTCTTGAAGTTGCCGCTCATCTTGGAGATAACCGCGTAAGAACGATTGCTATGGATATGAGTGAAGGCCTTACTCGTGGACTAGAGGCTACGGCTCTTGGTGCACCTATAACCGTGCCTGTAGGCGAGAAAGTATTAGGTAGAATTTTTAACGTTGTCGGCGATCTTATAGACGAAGGCGAAGGTGTTGAATTTGATAAACATTGGTCTATTCACCGCGATCCACCTCCATTTGAAGAGCAAAGCACAAAAAGTGAAATTTTTGAAACAGGCATTAAGGTTGTTGACCTTCTTGCCCCTTATGCAAAAGGTGGTAAAGTTGGTCTGTTTGGTGGTGCTGGTGTTGGTAAAACAGTTATCATCATGGAGCTTATCCACAACGTTGCATTTAAACATAGCGGTTACTCTGTATTTGCAGGTGTTGGAGAGAGAACTCGTGAAGGAAACGACCTTTATCATGAAATGAAAGAGTCAAACGTTTTGGATAAAGTTGCCCTATGCTATGGCCAGATGAATGAACCACCAGGGGCAAGAAACCGTATCGCACTTACTGGTCTTACAATGGCTGAATACTTCCGTGATGAGATGGGACTTGATGTTTTGATGTTTATCGATAATATTTTCCGTTTCTCTCAATCAGGTTCAGAGATGTCAGCACTTCTTGGACGTATCCCATCAGCTGTTGGTTATCAACCAACACTTGCTAGTGAGATGGGCAAATTCCAAGAGAGAATTACATCAACCAAAAAAGGCTCTATTACTTCTGTTCAGGCAGTTTACGTTCCTGCAGACGACCTTACTGACCCGGCTCCTGCAACGGTTTTTGCTCACCTTGATGCAACAACAGTTCTTAACCGTGCTATTGCTGAAAAAGGTATCTATCCTGCGGTTGACCCACTAGACTCAACTTCGCGTATGCTTGACCCTCAAATTTTGGGTGAGGATCACTATAAAGTTGCTCGTGGCGTTCAAGCTGTTCTTCAAAAATACAAAGACCTACAAGACATCATTGCGATTCTTGGTATGGATGAGCTTAGTGAAGAAGACAAAGTTACAGTTGATAGAGCTAGAAAGATCGAAAGATTCCTATCTCAACCATTCTTCGTTGCAGAGGTATTTACTGGAAGCCCTGGTAAGTATGTAAGCCTTGAGGAGAGCATTGCCGGATTTAAAGGCATACTTGAAGGTAAATACGATCATCTTCCTGAAGCGGCATTCTATATGGTTGGAAGCATTGATGAGGCTATCGCTAAGGCAGAAAAACTTAAGGCTTAA
- the atpC gene encoding ATP synthase F1 subunit epsilon: MDKLHLEIVTPQGQVFANDVSSVVLPGSEGEFGVLPNHASLISLLKAGIIDIEDKNKNHDIVAINWGYAKIDEGKVVVLADGAVYVSGKSESELANALNKAKELIESMSSETNAFAATIAKMENMVKAK, from the coding sequence ATGGATAAATTACATTTAGAAATAGTAACTCCTCAGGGTCAGGTTTTTGCAAATGACGTGAGTAGTGTAGTGCTTCCGGGTAGCGAGGGTGAATTTGGCGTTTTGCCAAATCACGCCTCTTTAATATCGCTCTTAAAAGCAGGTATTATTGACATAGAAGATAAAAATAAAAATCATGATATTGTTGCTATTAACTGGGGGTATGCCAAGATAGACGAAGGTAAGGTCGTTGTTTTGGCAGATGGAGCTGTATATGTATCAGGTAAAAGCGAGAGTGAACTAGCAAATGCCCTAAATAAAGCTAAGGAGCTTATAGAGAGCATGAGTAGTGAAACAAATGCCTTTGCAGCGACAATCGCAAAAATGGAAAATATGGTGAAAGCGAAATAA
- a CDS encoding MotA/TolQ/ExbB proton channel family protein, whose protein sequence is MSGIDLFLNYVQRSSFITIIVLSWLSIYFIISFTILFSRMAGIAAWQKREQNALESLLMGAKNIPNESSLRKCAGSKISREKLNVCISVAEKNATSGLTWLSIIASTSPFIGLFGTVISILETFSQLGNGANSSLGVIAPAISEALVATGAGIFVAIPAYTFNLLIKRKAYELTSTIEREADVLIALKREENEI, encoded by the coding sequence GTGAGCGGAATAGATCTGTTTTTAAACTATGTCCAAAGAAGTAGCTTTATTACTATTATTGTTTTAAGCTGGTTATCTATATATTTTATAATCAGCTTTACAATACTTTTTTCAAGAATGGCAGGTATTGCGGCGTGGCAAAAACGAGAGCAAAATGCTCTTGAATCTTTGCTAATGGGTGCAAAAAATATCCCAAATGAATCAAGCTTGCGTAAATGTGCGGGAAGCAAAATTTCTCGCGAGAAGCTCAATGTTTGTATCAGTGTAGCAGAAAAAAATGCCACCAGCGGACTTACATGGCTTAGTATTATAGCTTCAACATCGCCGTTTATAGGTCTTTTTGGAACAGTTATATCGATACTTGAGACGTTTTCACAACTTGGCAACGGTGCAAATTCGTCACTTGGCGTAATAGCTCCGGCCATATCAGAGGCTCTTGTTGCAACCGGAGCTGGTATTTTTGTTGCGATCCCAGCATATACATTTAATCTACTAATTAAACGAAAAGCATACGAGCTAACAAGCACTATTGAACGTGAAGCCGATGTTTTGATCGCTTTAAAAAGAGAAGAAAACGAGATTTAG
- a CDS encoding biopolymer transporter ExbD, giving the protein MALKFDEGQPELNITPLVDIMLVLLAILMVTAPTIVYQEDIALPDGSKTKTSAAKQKDLVVYINVERKVRIEQALINLAELPDNVILMAAKYDKSSPVYIKADKNLKYDDVMFVLKTLKNAGFNKVALETNG; this is encoded by the coding sequence ATGGCTTTAAAATTTGACGAGGGGCAACCCGAGCTTAATATTACTCCGCTTGTTGATATTATGCTCGTTTTGCTCGCTATTTTAATGGTAACAGCACCAACTATAGTTTACCAAGAGGATATTGCACTTCCTGATGGTTCTAAGACCAAAACTTCTGCAGCAAAGCAAAAAGACTTGGTTGTATATATTAATGTCGAAAGAAAAGTTAGGATAGAACAGGCTTTAATAAATTTAGCCGAACTACCTGATAATGTTATTTTAATGGCTGCAAAATATGACAAATCATCACCCGTATATATAAAAGCTGATAAAAATTTAAAATACGATGATGTTATGTTTGTTTTAAAAACATTAAAAAATGCCGGTTTTAACAAAGTTGCTTTAGAGACAAACGGATAA
- a CDS encoding TonB C-terminal domain-containing protein, with translation MSDRSKFPTISSFFVALSMYISIILVLFVKLTFFTEPAKKYTDDKDAFMDIVMVESEIAETIKAPKQEEKQKETKPVPKEEVKEEPKQETTNKAVPQEPLPTPSLPTPKGETKPTVKLPPSQDELAKEEPKPEIPDIKDLFKNIDTAKLKEDSGISKPQKVQSRKKSETSNAAEPSSQASDIVKSLQIDSTPKAPKSQMSGVYDPLMGAISKQIQRKWQSYKANSNSVAKIKAVIDGSGNFSYEILELPYDAAFNEKVKECLERLTREKFPFSAGKTISISLSLEDKLE, from the coding sequence ATGTCAGATCGTTCAAAATTTCCTACGATTAGTTCGTTTTTCGTAGCTTTATCTATGTATATATCAATAATTCTTGTTCTCTTCGTAAAACTTACATTTTTTACGGAGCCTGCAAAGAAATATACTGACGATAAAGATGCTTTTATGGATATTGTTATGGTTGAAAGCGAAATTGCTGAAACCATAAAAGCTCCAAAGCAAGAGGAAAAACAAAAAGAGACAAAACCTGTTCCTAAAGAGGAGGTAAAGGAAGAGCCTAAACAAGAAACTACAAACAAAGCAGTTCCGCAAGAACCTTTGCCAACGCCGAGTTTGCCTACTCCAAAAGGAGAGACCAAACCCACAGTCAAACTTCCACCTAGCCAAGATGAGCTTGCAAAAGAAGAACCAAAACCAGAAATTCCGGATATAAAAGACCTCTTTAAAAATATCGACACAGCAAAACTTAAAGAAGATAGCGGTATATCAAAACCGCAAAAAGTTCAAAGTCGTAAAAAAAGTGAAACATCAAATGCTGCTGAGCCTAGTTCACAAGCCAGCGATATAGTAAAAAGTTTACAAATAGACTCGACTCCAAAAGCTCCAAAATCACAAATGAGCGGTGTCTATGATCCGCTTATGGGAGCTATATCAAAACAGATACAAAGAAAATGGCAAAGCTATAAAGCAAATTCAAATAGTGTAGCTAAAATCAAAGCCGTTATTGACGGCAGTGGAAATTTCAGTTACGAAATATTAGAATTGCCGTATGATGCGGCTTTTAATGAAAAGGTTAAAGAGTGTTTAGAGCGTTTAACTCGTGAGAAATTTCCTTTTTCAGCAGGTAAAACGATATCCATTAGTCTTAGTTTAGAAGATAAATTAGAATAA
- the tolB gene encoding Tol-Pal system protein TolB: protein MKKIVLFLCCTLWLYAADATMSIINQGIALPKIALQDATTAVSDPSFKEKFFKIMLGDLKVSSDFEVIEEHIASTYEGTAETNTMGGKGVELIFRYALEGSANSPLTLKVKLINAKTASVKYERIYTMPDGAKYPFLAHKSIVELTNELNLPPVGWMEKFIIFSKYTSARQSSIVVADYTLTYQKTIVSGGLNIFPKWGGADQTKFYYTSYVNNKPTLFRYDLSNGTKSKIIDSNGMLIASDVSKDGNTILLTMAPKDQPDIYTYNIASKKLTQVTNYPGIDVNGNFVDADQRVVFVSDRLGYPNVFAINSNGSGSVEQMVFHGKNNNSVSTFENYIVYSSREDNNDAGTFNIYLISTKTDFIRQLTASGKNNYPRFSSDGQSVVFIKQLGSQSSLGVIRLNENRSFQFPLKIGKIQSIDW from the coding sequence ATGAAAAAGATCGTTCTTTTTTTGTGTTGTACGTTGTGGCTTTATGCCGCTGATGCTACCATGTCTATTATAAATCAAGGTATCGCACTTCCCAAAATCGCTCTGCAAGACGCAACTACGGCGGTTAGTGATCCAAGTTTTAAAGAGAAATTTTTTAAGATTATGCTTGGGGATTTAAAGGTTAGTTCTGATTTTGAGGTTATTGAAGAGCACATAGCTTCTACCTACGAAGGCACGGCTGAGACTAATACTATGGGTGGTAAAGGTGTTGAGCTTATTTTTAGATACGCTCTTGAAGGCTCGGCAAATTCACCTTTGACATTAAAAGTTAAGTTGATTAATGCAAAAACTGCAAGTGTTAAATACGAAAGAATTTATACAATGCCAGATGGTGCGAAATATCCATTTTTGGCACACAAAAGTATAGTTGAGCTGACAAATGAGTTAAATTTACCTCCTGTTGGTTGGATGGAGAAATTTATTATCTTTTCAAAATACACATCTGCAAGACAAAGTTCAATAGTTGTGGCAGACTACACACTCACATATCAAAAAACTATAGTAAGTGGCGGGCTTAATATATTTCCAAAATGGGGTGGAGCTGATCAAACTAAATTTTACTACACTTCGTATGTGAATAACAAACCAACTCTTTTTAGATATGATCTTTCAAACGGAACTAAAAGTAAAATCATAGACAGCAACGGTATGTTAATAGCTTCTGACGTTAGCAAAGACGGCAATACGATTTTGCTTACAATGGCGCCAAAAGATCAACCTGACATCTATACATACAATATCGCCAGCAAAAAACTCACCCAAGTTACAAACTATCCTGGAATAGACGTAAATGGAAATTTTGTGGATGCAGACCAAAGAGTGGTTTTTGTTTCCGATAGACTTGGCTATCCAAATGTATTTGCCATAAATTCAAACGGAAGCGGAAGTGTTGAACAGATGGTTTTTCACGGTAAGAACAACAACTCTGTAAGTACATTTGAAAATTACATAGTTTATTCTAGCCGTGAAGACAACAATGATGCCGGAACTTTTAACATCTATCTTATCTCTACTAAAACTGATTTTATAAGACAGTTAACGGCAAGTGGTAAAAATAACTACCCTAGATTTTCAAGCGATGGACAAAGTGTTGTATTTATAAAACAGCTTGGTTCTCAAAGTTCTTTGGGGGTTATTAGGTTAAATGAGAATAGAAGTTTCCAATTTCCATTAAAAATCGGTAAAATTCAGTCAATAGATTGGTAA
- a CDS encoding OmpA family protein codes for MKKVVLASVAVAALLLSGCSSKNPEVDMSADANKGADTNMMSDADRLAALIANIEGQVKNVYFDFDKFNIKADQQGVVSGNAVVFNQEEAKALSIKVEGNCDEWGTDEYNYALGLKRAKSVKDALVRNGVDADRVAVVSFGESNPVCTDKTKACDAQNRRAEFKVLP; via the coding sequence ATGAAAAAAGTAGTTCTAGCAAGTGTTGCTGTTGCAGCTTTATTGTTGAGCGGTTGTAGCTCTAAAAACCCTGAGGTAGATATGAGTGCTGATGCTAATAAAGGTGCTGATACAAATATGATGAGCGATGCTGATAGACTAGCTGCTCTTATCGCAAATATCGAAGGTCAAGTTAAAAATGTATACTTCGACTTTGACAAATTCAACATTAAAGCTGACCAACAAGGTGTTGTAAGCGGTAATGCTGTAGTATTTAATCAAGAAGAAGCAAAAGCTCTTTCTATTAAAGTAGAAGGTAACTGCGACGAGTGGGGTACTGATGAGTACAACTACGCTCTAGGTCTAAAACGTGCTAAAAGCGTAAAAGACGCTCTTGTTAGAAACGGCGTTGATGCAGATAGAGTAGCTGTTGTTAGTTTCGGTGAGAGTAACCCAGTTTGCACAGATAAAACTAAAGCATGCGACGCTCAAAATAGACGTGCAGAATTCAAAGTTCTTCCATAA
- a CDS encoding tetratricopeptide repeat protein, with protein sequence MNQKILLLAALNFWVAISLFAEVSAFDAGNINTASPYGLTDGEKAALSNRRSVQNIEENMNSVSEQLQGLQSLIESMSLRMNKLEQRVDDLETRVNGDVNNSGNSLASLKAYVEETRKIQDRNYKNITDTLNKLSGLIDKKNTNTSNSQKASDQNQNKTKSNFSGKNDKDVMSDGIKLLNSNKTSEAAEYFEYLLKKNYKPSTSNFYLGEVAYKQKSYSTAIKYYQKSIEANDKADYTPKLLYHTAISFDKIGDTQSANRFYKALKVGYPDSKEAKASPDRN encoded by the coding sequence ATGAATCAAAAAATATTACTTCTTGCGGCCCTAAATTTTTGGGTCGCAATCTCTCTTTTTGCTGAAGTTTCTGCATTTGATGCCGGTAATATAAACACTGCTTCGCCTTATGGTTTAACAGACGGGGAAAAAGCTGCCTTAAGTAATAGGCGTAGTGTTCAAAATATTGAAGAAAATATGAATAGTGTTTCAGAACAGCTTCAAGGTCTTCAAAGTTTGATTGAAAGCATGAGTTTAAGGATGAATAAACTTGAGCAAAGAGTTGATGACTTAGAAACTAGAGTTAACGGCGATGTAAATAACTCTGGAAATAGCCTCGCTTCACTTAAAGCCTATGTTGAAGAAACAAGAAAAATTCAAGATAGAAATTATAAAAATATAACAGACACATTAAATAAATTAAGTGGTTTGATAGATAAAAAAAATACAAATACTTCAAATAGCCAAAAAGCTTCTGATCAAAATCAAAATAAAACTAAATCAAATTTTTCAGGTAAAAATGATAAAGATGTAATGTCTGACGGTATAAAACTTTTAAATTCAAATAAAACTTCCGAAGCTGCAGAGTATTTTGAATATCTTTTGAAAAAAAACTATAAACCATCTACTTCAAATTTTTATCTAGGCGAAGTTGCATATAAGCAAAAATCATACAGCACTGCAATAAAATACTATCAAAAAAGTATAGAAGCCAACGACAAGGCTGACTATACACCAAAACTTCTATACCATACGGCGATAAGCTTTGATAAAATAGGTGACACTCAAAGCGCAAATCGCTTCTATAAGGCTCTTAAGGTCGGATACCCAGACAGTAAAGAAGCCAAAGCCTCTCCAGATCGTAATTAA
- a CDS encoding FKBP-type peptidyl-prolyl cis-trans isomerase, whose protein sequence is MSKDQVITMFYELKDADSGEILESNMQGGAEISFITGRGHIIEKLEEEVSKLKSGDRTEIAINAAQACGEYNAEAIQALPKEQFAGIDLREGMELFGQNEDGSSVRVIVKEIKDDEVVVDFNHPYAGRNLLFNVEILEVREATEDEKATGMVAGAHTCGCGGHGHDHGDGGCCGGHGHHEHGDGECCGGHGHGHDHDDDDDDHGHGGGCCGRHHH, encoded by the coding sequence ATGAGTAAAGATCAAGTCATAACTATGTTTTATGAGTTAAAGGATGCCGATAGCGGTGAAATTTTAGAGTCAAATATGCAAGGTGGCGCCGAAATTTCATTTATAACGGGTCGTGGCCACATTATAGAAAAATTAGAAGAAGAAGTTAGTAAATTAAAATCCGGAGATAGAACTGAAATTGCTATCAATGCTGCCCAAGCGTGCGGCGAATACAACGCCGAAGCTATCCAAGCTTTGCCAAAAGAACAATTCGCGGGTATTGATTTAAGAGAGGGCATGGAGCTATTTGGTCAAAATGAAGATGGCTCAAGTGTTCGTGTAATTGTTAAAGAGATTAAAGACGATGAAGTTGTAGTAGATTTTAACCATCCTTATGCGGGTCGCAACTTATTATTTAATGTTGAAATTCTAGAAGTTAGAGAAGCAACAGAAGATGAAAAGGCTACAGGCATGGTTGCCGGTGCTCACACTTGTGGTTGTGGCGGTCACGGACATGATCATGGCGATGGCGGCTGCTGCGGCGGACACGGTCATCATGAGCACGGCGATGGTGAGTGTTGTGGCGGTCACGGACATGGACATGATCATGATGACGATGATGACGATCATGGACACGGTGGCGGCTGCTGCGGTAGACACCATCATTAA
- the fabD gene encoding ACP S-malonyltransferase: MKTAFIFPGQGSQTLGMGREFYENFNSSRELLELASDELKIDFKNLLFEENDKLNISEFTQPAIVLNSLMTFLAFKERISTSSEFSLGHSLGEFSALAVSGAFEFVEALKIVNLRGKFMQQDCDGKGAGMMVVLNLADETINNICLEARTQGLCAYAANFNCNGQVVVAGLSSDLAQLEAKFKEAGAKRAMLLNMSVASHCPLLENASQKLGEELARYLKDDFAPVVSNVTAKPYKSRNEALNLLKEQLIKPVLYKQSIENNPVDIFVEFGAKVLSGINKKITDTPTISITDMASLDEAVKILEDK, translated from the coding sequence ATGAAAACAGCATTTATATTTCCTGGCCAAGGATCTCAAACTCTTGGCATGGGAAGAGAATTTTATGAAAATTTCAATAGCTCTCGTGAGCTACTAGAACTTGCGTCAGATGAGCTAAAGATCGATTTTAAAAATTTGTTATTTGAAGAGAATGACAAACTAAACATAAGCGAATTTACCCAGCCGGCTATTGTTTTAAATTCGCTTATGACATTTTTGGCTTTCAAGGAACGCATTAGTACCTCTTCAGAATTTTCTTTAGGTCACTCACTTGGAGAATTTAGCGCATTGGCTGTTAGTGGTGCATTCGAGTTTGTAGAGGCTTTAAAGATAGTAAATTTACGAGGAAAATTTATGCAGCAAGACTGTGACGGCAAGGGTGCCGGCATGATGGTTGTATTAAATTTAGCTGATGAAACTATAAATAATATCTGCCTTGAAGCAAGAACACAAGGGCTTTGTGCCTATGCTGCAAATTTTAACTGCAACGGTCAAGTGGTGGTAGCCGGTCTTAGTTCTGATCTGGCACAACTTGAGGCAAAATTTAAGGAAGCCGGTGCAAAAAGAGCTATGCTTTTAAATATGTCGGTTGCAAGTCACTGTCCTTTGCTTGAAAATGCTTCACAAAAACTTGGCGAAGAGCTTGCAAGATATCTAAAAGATGATTTTGCTCCGGTTGTATCAAATGTAACGGCAAAGCCTTATAAAAGTCGTAACGAGGCTTTAAATTTACTTAAAGAGCAACTAATCAAGCCAGTTCTTTATAAACAAAGCATAGAAAATAATCCCGTTGATATATTTGTTGAATTTGGTGCAAAGGTTCTAAGCGGCATAAATAAAAAAATCACCGATACACCTACGATCAGCATTACCGATATGGCAAGTCTTGACGAGGCTGTTAAAATTTTGGAGGATAAATGA
- a CDS encoding 5'-methylthioadenosine/adenosylhomocysteine nucleosidase, translated as MIAILGAMNEEITPILNRLQGYEVIEYAGNKFYTSNYNGKDIVVAYSKIGKVNAALTASILIQKFKAEKLLFTGVAGALADGLKIGDLLFATSLVQHDLDITDFGHPYGYVPGIEIFTKTDEGLNEIAKSVAKKHAIDLKSGIIATGDQFVCRQEKKDWIKNTFNASAVEMEGASVAQVCTQLDVPFFMMRAISDEASGDATCDFDEFLHTSAEVSADFVLDMVSQL; from the coding sequence ATGATAGCAATACTTGGTGCGATGAACGAAGAGATAACGCCTATTTTAAATAGACTACAAGGCTACGAAGTTATTGAGTATGCAGGTAATAAATTTTATACATCAAACTACAACGGTAAAGATATAGTTGTTGCTTATTCAAAGATAGGCAAGGTCAATGCCGCTCTTACAGCAAGTATTTTGATACAAAAATTTAAAGCAGAAAAACTACTCTTTACCGGTGTAGCGGGCGCTCTTGCCGATGGGCTTAAGATAGGAGATTTACTTTTTGCAACAAGTCTTGTTCAACATGATTTGGATATTACGGATTTTGGTCATCCTTATGGCTATGTGCCAGGTATTGAAATTTTTACAAAAACCGATGAGGGTTTAAATGAGATAGCAAAGAGTGTCGCTAAAAAACACGCCATAGATCTTAAAAGCGGTATTATCGCAACTGGCGATCAGTTTGTTTGTCGCCAAGAGAAAAAAGACTGGATAAAAAATACATTTAATGCTTCTGCGGTTGAGATGGAGGGTGCTAGTGTAGCGCAAGTTTGCACACAATTAGATGTGCCATTTTTTATGATGCGCGCCATAAGTGATGAGGCGAGCGGTGATGCAACATGTGATTTTGACGAGTTTTTGCATACTTCGGCTGAAGTTAGTGCGGATTTTGTTCTTGACATGGTTTCGCAACTATGA
- a CDS encoding tRNA 2-thiocytidine biosynthesis TtcA family protein — translation MIDLSKKLLRVVGQTNAKYKMFEENDKILLALSGGKDSMTLAHLLKHFCSVSPLNWDFQAVTVSYGIGENFVPIKEHFKEHEIPYEVIDTNIFEFGKEKIRENTTFCSFCSRMRRGYLYSYALKNGFNKIAIAHHLDDAAESFFMNLTYNGALRTLAPKYTAENGLSVIRPLILVRERQLRDCAVKNEIPIMNEEESCPARTYGGKSPRARAETKDMLSNLERENPKFFISLKSAFENIHSDTFFKAY, via the coding sequence ATGATAGATCTTAGCAAAAAGCTACTTCGCGTAGTCGGTCAGACGAACGCTAAATATAAAATGTTTGAGGAAAATGACAAAATTTTACTTGCGCTAAGCGGCGGTAAAGACAGTATGACCTTGGCACACTTGCTTAAGCATTTTTGCTCGGTAAGCCCGTTAAATTGGGATTTTCAAGCTGTTACCGTTAGCTATGGTATAGGTGAGAATTTTGTTCCTATAAAAGAGCATTTTAAAGAGCATGAAATTCCTTACGAGGTCATTGACACTAATATCTTTGAATTTGGTAAGGAAAAGATCCGCGAAAATACGACTTTTTGTAGCTTTTGCAGTCGTATGCGTCGCGGATATCTTTACAGTTATGCGTTAAAAAACGGCTTTAACAAAATAGCCATCGCACATCATTTAGATGATGCTGCCGAGAGTTTTTTTATGAATTTGACATATAACGGAGCTCTAAGAACGCTAGCTCCAAAATATACGGCAGAAAACGGACTAAGTGTTATAAGACCGTTAATCTTAGTTCGTGAAAGACAGCTTAGGGATTGTGCGGTTAAAAACGAAATTCCTATAATGAACGAAGAGGAGAGCTGTCCTGCTAGAACATATGGCGGCAAGTCTCCACGTGCACGAGCTGAAACTAAAGATATGCTATCAAATTTAGAGCGTGAAAATCCAAAATTTTTCATTTCATTAAAATCAGCCTTTGAAAATATCCACTCAGATACATTTTTTAAGGCATATTAA
- the recO gene encoding recombination protein RecO, with the protein MQGYIIHTQKVKDEDLLVYILTEENVIKSYRFYGARHANIMTGYKIDFELVENQNFLPQLRSVLHLGFRWLTNRDKLIIWQQLMRLFYLHLKDIGSVDQIYFNELEICAKRFGLANPKRLIIESYIRILEAEGRLHSEFECFVCDEVIKDKVCLTRGFLLSHPHCFKRDEFDKQAIEILFNTNSTIELSDNDVNKIYQIILEGF; encoded by the coding sequence ATGCAAGGCTACATCATACATACGCAAAAGGTTAAAGACGAAGACCTTTTGGTGTATATTCTAACGGAAGAAAACGTTATAAAATCCTATCGGTTTTACGGCGCTCGTCATGCTAATATTATGACCGGATATAAAATCGACTTTGAACTTGTAGAAAATCAAAATTTCTTACCGCAACTAAGAAGCGTCTTGCATCTTGGTTTTAGATGGCTCACAAATCGTGACAAACTTATTATATGGCAACAATTAATGAGGCTTTTTTATCTGCATTTAAAAGACATAGGCAGTGTAGATCAAATTTATTTTAACGAGCTTGAAATTTGCGCCAAACGCTTTGGGCTTGCCAATCCAAAACGTTTAATTATCGAAAGTTATATTAGAATTTTAGAAGCCGAGGGACGTTTACATTCCGAATTTGAGTGCTTTGTTTGCGATGAAGTTATCAAGGATAAAGTGTGCCTAACAAGAGGTTTTCTACTCTCGCATCCACATTGTTTTAAAAGAGATGAATTTGATAAGCAAGCGATAGAAATTCTTTTTAACACCAACAGCACGATAGAACTAAGCGACAATGATGTAAATAAAATTTATCAAATCATCCTAGAAGGATTTTGA